Proteins from a genomic interval of Papaver somniferum cultivar HN1 chromosome 4, ASM357369v1, whole genome shotgun sequence:
- the LOC113274375 gene encoding non-specific lipid transfer protein GPI-anchored 1-like → MMMRMFAALFVLCSLMMLEPALSADATPPNIQEQCTSQFGKVGACLTFATGKGPTPTPDCCSAVKDIRQHQAVCLCYIILETHKGESSLKDMGLKEDRLLALPSACKLADTSVDKCPKLLNLSPTSPDYAFFTNITSPATSTTPSGSTATSATPAAAAKDDKSVGSIHGPRLIVAVVFFAVSLFMV, encoded by the exons atgatgatgaggatgtttGCAGCTTTGTTTGTGTTATGCAGTTTGATGATGCTTGAACCAGCTTTATCAGCAGAtgcaacaccacctaatattcaAGAGCAGTGTACTAGTCAGTTTGGGAAAGTAGGTGCATGTCTCACGTTTGCAACAGGGAAAGGACCAACACCGACACCGGACTGTTGCTCAGCTGTGAAAGATATCAGACAACATCAGGCGGTTTGTTTATGTTATATCATCTTGGAAACTCACAAGGGTGAATCTTCACTTAAGGATATGGGTCTTAAAGAAGACAGGTTACTTGCTCTCCCATCTGCTTGCAAACTAGCTGATACTAGTGTTGACAAATGCCCCA AACTTCTCAACTTATCTCCAACTTCTCCTGACTATGCATTTTTCACAAATATAACATCACCAG CTACATCAACTACTCCAAGTGGATcaacagcaacatcagcaacaccaGCAGCAGCCGCAAAGGATGATAAATCTGTGGGGAGTATTCATGGACCACGTCTTATTGTAGCTGTTGTCTTTTTTGCCGTTTCTTTGTTCATGGTATGA
- the LOC113273312 gene encoding glycerol kinase-like, whose translation MVQFAMTENAERDGVVLNQVIIQKRRIIAGTRNNKYFNSIVSNSEVIGKTGVGWPTIGVPIAGCLGDQHAAMLGQECKKGVAKCTYGTGAFILLNTGKELITSTNVLLTTLAYKLGPDALPSYALEGSIAIAGAAVQWLRDSLGIIQSSGEIEELANEVENTGVVYFVPAFNGLFAPWWRDDAHGICIGITRFTNKAHIARSVLESICFQVKDVVDSMHKDSGENDELKDENGDLILRVDGGATANSLLMQIQVDLLGCPVARPANIETTALGAAYGAGLAIGVWTENDVFSDQGSDEKTTTFHPNLSKEQRKTRADSWCKAVSRTFDLDNLSF comes from the coding sequence GAACAACAAGTACTTCAATTCAATTGTTAGTAACTCTGAAGTTATTGGTAAAACTGGAGTAGGATGGCCAACTATTGGTGTTCCAATTGCTGGATGTCTTGGCGATCAACATGCTGCAATGCTTGGACAGGAATGTAAGAAAGGTGTTGCGAAGTGCACGTACGGAACCGGAGCATTTATATTGTTGAATACTGGCAAGGAATTGATCACCTCAACCAATGTATTACTGACTACTCTAGCTTACAAACTCGGTCCTGATGCACTGCCGAGTTATGCGTTAGAAGGTTCAATTGCAATTGCTGGCGCGGCAGTTCAGTGGCTTCGAGATAGTCTTGGTATAATCCAAAGTTCTGGTGAGATCGAAGAACTAGCAAACGAAGTTGAAAACACAGGCGTAGTGTATTTTGTCCCAGCTTTTAATGGCCTGTTTGCTCCATGGTGGCGTGACGATGCACATGGAATTTGTATCGGAATCACAAGATTTACTAACAAAGCGCACATCGCTCGTTCCGTTTTAGAGAGCATATGTTTTCAGGTTAAAGATGTTGTAGACTCGATGCATAAGGATTCTGGCGAAAATGATGAATTGAAGGATGAGAATGGTGATCTTATTCTCAGAGTTGATGGCGGAGCGACTGCTAACAGCCTATTGATGCAAATTCAGGTGGATTTGTTGGGATGTCCAGTGGCGAGACCAGCTAACATTGAAACAACTGCTCTTGGAGCAGCATATGGCGCTGGACTAGCCATCGGAGTTTGGACTGAAAACGATGTCTTTTCCGATCAAGGTAGTGACGAGAAAACCACCACTTTCCATCCCAACTTGAGTAAGGAGCAAAGGAAAACAAGGGCGGATTCTTGGTGCAAAGCTGTCTCGAGAACTTTCGATTTGGATAACCTTTCCTTCTAA